One genomic window of Papaver somniferum cultivar HN1 unplaced genomic scaffold, ASM357369v1 unplaced-scaffold_0, whole genome shotgun sequence includes the following:
- the LOC113325887 gene encoding uncharacterized protein LOC113325887 isoform X2, with the protein MVIKESLLRINRLLRGKQISASQTLIGRNYGWHRAPLRSRTTSPQASILIQRTIEHLAADNEKGNQEVVVTVSYGPLYHNQESPAWKTTKEVAWNHLCRTTSSITRALRESDIYKLYVAAVRKVQNEGLDRYYKDGEGTIHHLSENEYLHMMIYDGCFLLQLILFVLGREKKLKHIVDHPVFGQLEGDKVSMIRDAVSSIFVVGNQVPLVVLQALMKQSFFQEVVNGGIWEQPMDLERWVLFELMLVPSFMDSSKSAVEVVAIPTASLAEYMHSRRTGGNSHAIQSRFSETKKKVALKDAPIDLLHGLWLLVTGEDDSTSRSDHICDVVRQTVRSATELKEEGIVFQCNEGARIDGIKFKQVMFNATLIIPRLMVDSEQHLYMLFSNLIRYEITHFGQNQRKVCEYLQLMRELIQSADNVKVLAASGVIIVDPNLEEKIPLLFRDLPIPKVMRSHGGSLRRVRDELNSYTRPSAFKKFGEVLTIVVILSLIQTVYTMLSIHLKK; encoded by the exons ATGGTGATTAAAGAAAGTTTACTTCGCATTAACAGGCTCTTGAGAGGCAAGCAAATTAGTGCATCACAAACGCTGATAGGCAGGAATTACGGGTGGCATCGTGCACCATTACGAAGCAGAACTACAAGTCCGCAAGCGTCAATATTGATACAAAGAACAATTGAACATCTTGCCGCTGATAACGAAAAAGGTAACCAAGAAGTTGTGGTTACAGTTTCTTATGGACCCCTTTACCATAACCAGGAGAGCCCTGCATGGAAGACAACCAAGGAAGTGGCGTGGAATCATCTTTGCAGAACAACTAGTAGTATTACTAGGGCTTTAAGAGAAAGCGACATATATAAACTTTATGTTGCTGCAGTGAGAAAGGTGCAGAATGAAGGTTTAGATCGTTATTATAAGGATGGTGAGGGAACCATCCATCACCTCAGTGAGAATGAATATCTACATATGATGATTTATGATGGCTGTTTTTTGTTGCAATTGATTTTGTTTGTTCTTGGTCGAGAGAAAAAACTCAAGCACATTGTAGATCATCCGGTATTTGGGCAACTTGAGGGTGACAAAGTATCCATGATAAGAGATGCAGTTTCATCTATATTTGTGGTAGGTAACCAAGTTCCTCTTGTAGTTCTTCAGGCATTGATGAAACAAAGTTTCTTTCAGGAAGTTGTTAATGGTGGGATATGGGAACAACCAATGGACCTGGAAAGGTGGGTCTTATTTGAGCTCATGTTGGTTCCTTCTTTTATGGATAGCTCAAAATCTGCAGTAGAAGTCGTAGCAATTCCAACTGCCTCTCTAGCTGAATACATGCACAGCCGAAGAACTGGAGGTAACTCGCATGCAATTCAAAGTAGGTTTTCCGAAACCAAAAAGAAAGTCGCTTTAAAAGATGCCCCGATTGACCTCCTTCACGGGCTTTGGTTGTTAGTGACAG GAGAAGATGATAGTACAAGTAGAAGTGACCATATATGCGATGTTGTCCGTCAAACAGTAAGAAGTGCTACAGAGCTTAAAGAAGAAGGCATCGTTTTTCAGTGTAATGAAGGCGCAAGGATTGATGGAATTAAGTTCAAGCAAGTTATGTTCAATGCGACTCTAATCATCCCTCGCCTCATGGTAGATTCTGAGCAACATCTTTACATGTTGTTCAGTAACTTGATCAGATACGAAATTACACACTTTGGGCAGAACCAGCGTAAAGTGTGTGAATATCTACAGTTGATGCGTGAACTCATTCAATCAGCAGACAATGTCAAAGTCCTTGCTGCAAGTGGAGTAATTATTGTGGATCCCAATCTGGAGGAAAAGATTCCACTTCTTTTTCGAGATTTACCTATTCCAAAGGTGATGAGAAGCCATGGTGGTAGTCTGAGACGGGTTAGAGATGAACTCAATAGTTATACTCGACCTAGTGCATTTAAGAAGTTCGGTGAAGTGCTTACCATTGTGGTGATTCTTAGTCTAATTCAAACTGTGTACACTATGCTTAGCATTCATTTAAAGAAGTAG
- the LOC113325887 gene encoding uncharacterized protein LOC113325887 isoform X1, which yields MVIKESLLRINRLLRGKQISASQTLIGRNYGWHRAPLRSRTTSPQASILIQRTIEHLAADNEKGNQEVVVTVSYGPLYHNQESPAWKTTKEVAWNHLCRTTSSITRALRESDIYKLYVAAVRKVQNEGLDRYYKDGEGTIHHLSENEYLHMMIYDGCFLLQLILFVLGREKKLKHIVDHPVFGQLEGDKVSMIRDAVSSIFVVGNQVPLVVLQALMKQSFFQEVVNGGIWEQPMDLERWVLFELMLVPSFMDSSKSAVEVVAIPTASLAEYMHSRRTGGNSHAIQSRFSETKKKVALKDAPIDLLHGLWLLVTGSSQNPKKDGSIGYFYAGFEDEYIYAGEDDSTSRSDHICDVVRQTVRSATELKEEGIVFQCNEGARIDGIKFKQVMFNATLIIPRLMVDSEQHLYMLFSNLIRYEITHFGQNQRKVCEYLQLMRELIQSADNVKVLAASGVIIVDPNLEEKIPLLFRDLPIPKVMRSHGGSLRRVRDELNSYTRPSAFKKFGEVLTIVVILSLIQTVYTMLSIHLKK from the coding sequence ATGGTGATTAAAGAAAGTTTACTTCGCATTAACAGGCTCTTGAGAGGCAAGCAAATTAGTGCATCACAAACGCTGATAGGCAGGAATTACGGGTGGCATCGTGCACCATTACGAAGCAGAACTACAAGTCCGCAAGCGTCAATATTGATACAAAGAACAATTGAACATCTTGCCGCTGATAACGAAAAAGGTAACCAAGAAGTTGTGGTTACAGTTTCTTATGGACCCCTTTACCATAACCAGGAGAGCCCTGCATGGAAGACAACCAAGGAAGTGGCGTGGAATCATCTTTGCAGAACAACTAGTAGTATTACTAGGGCTTTAAGAGAAAGCGACATATATAAACTTTATGTTGCTGCAGTGAGAAAGGTGCAGAATGAAGGTTTAGATCGTTATTATAAGGATGGTGAGGGAACCATCCATCACCTCAGTGAGAATGAATATCTACATATGATGATTTATGATGGCTGTTTTTTGTTGCAATTGATTTTGTTTGTTCTTGGTCGAGAGAAAAAACTCAAGCACATTGTAGATCATCCGGTATTTGGGCAACTTGAGGGTGACAAAGTATCCATGATAAGAGATGCAGTTTCATCTATATTTGTGGTAGGTAACCAAGTTCCTCTTGTAGTTCTTCAGGCATTGATGAAACAAAGTTTCTTTCAGGAAGTTGTTAATGGTGGGATATGGGAACAACCAATGGACCTGGAAAGGTGGGTCTTATTTGAGCTCATGTTGGTTCCTTCTTTTATGGATAGCTCAAAATCTGCAGTAGAAGTCGTAGCAATTCCAACTGCCTCTCTAGCTGAATACATGCACAGCCGAAGAACTGGAGGTAACTCGCATGCAATTCAAAGTAGGTTTTCCGAAACCAAAAAGAAAGTCGCTTTAAAAGATGCCCCGATTGACCTCCTTCACGGGCTTTGGTTGTTAGTGACAGGTTCATCTCAAAATCCCAAAAAGGATGGTTCCATTGGATATTTTTATGCAGGATTTGAAGATGAATATATTTATGCAGGAGAAGATGATAGTACAAGTAGAAGTGACCATATATGCGATGTTGTCCGTCAAACAGTAAGAAGTGCTACAGAGCTTAAAGAAGAAGGCATCGTTTTTCAGTGTAATGAAGGCGCAAGGATTGATGGAATTAAGTTCAAGCAAGTTATGTTCAATGCGACTCTAATCATCCCTCGCCTCATGGTAGATTCTGAGCAACATCTTTACATGTTGTTCAGTAACTTGATCAGATACGAAATTACACACTTTGGGCAGAACCAGCGTAAAGTGTGTGAATATCTACAGTTGATGCGTGAACTCATTCAATCAGCAGACAATGTCAAAGTCCTTGCTGCAAGTGGAGTAATTATTGTGGATCCCAATCTGGAGGAAAAGATTCCACTTCTTTTTCGAGATTTACCTATTCCAAAGGTGATGAGAAGCCATGGTGGTAGTCTGAGACGGGTTAGAGATGAACTCAATAGTTATACTCGACCTAGTGCATTTAAGAAGTTCGGTGAAGTGCTTACCATTGTGGTGATTCTTAGTCTAATTCAAACTGTGTACACTATGCTTAGCATTCATTTAAAGAAGTAG